The Streptomyces clavuligerus genome includes a region encoding these proteins:
- the rfbB gene encoding dTDP-glucose 4,6-dehydratase — protein sequence MRILVTGGVGFIGSHFVRGRVHEDTVTVLDRLTYAGNPANLEPVAGRFTFVHGDICDAALLKEVVPGHDLVVNFAAESHVDRSIAGAGEFVRTNVLGVQTLLQACLDAGIPRVVQVSTDEVYGSIDTGSWDETAPLSPNSPYAASKAAGDLIALAYARTHRLPVSITRCGNNYGPYQYPEKLVPLFVTHLLDGRNVPLYGDGGHVRDWIHVDDHCRAIRLVAERGAPGEVYHVAGTAELTNIELTLRLLDALHAPGQRVEPVPDRKAHDRRYSLTDAKLRALGYAPRIAFERGLAETVAWYAAHRPWWEPLKEHVPLARTGLTP from the coding sequence ATGAGGATCCTGGTGACCGGCGGCGTCGGCTTCATCGGCTCGCACTTCGTCCGCGGCCGGGTCCACGAGGACACGGTGACCGTGCTCGACAGACTGACCTACGCCGGGAACCCCGCCAACCTGGAACCCGTCGCCGGGCGCTTCACCTTCGTCCACGGCGACATCTGTGACGCGGCCCTGCTCAAGGAGGTCGTCCCCGGCCATGACCTCGTCGTCAACTTCGCCGCCGAGTCCCACGTCGACCGGTCGATCGCCGGCGCGGGCGAGTTCGTCCGCACCAACGTCCTCGGGGTGCAGACCCTGCTCCAGGCATGCCTCGACGCGGGCATCCCGAGGGTCGTCCAGGTCTCCACCGACGAGGTGTACGGAAGCATCGACACCGGCTCCTGGGACGAGACCGCCCCGCTCAGCCCGAACTCGCCCTACGCCGCCTCCAAGGCGGCCGGCGACCTGATCGCGCTCGCCTACGCCCGGACCCACCGGCTGCCGGTCAGCATCACCCGCTGCGGCAACAACTACGGTCCGTACCAGTACCCGGAGAAGCTCGTCCCGCTCTTCGTCACCCATCTGCTCGACGGCCGGAACGTGCCGCTGTACGGAGACGGCGGCCATGTCCGCGACTGGATCCACGTCGACGACCACTGCCGCGCCATCCGGCTGGTCGCCGAACGCGGCGCGCCGGGCGAGGTCTACCACGTCGCCGGAACCGCCGAACTGACCAACATCGAACTGACCCTGCGGCTGCTCGACGCGCTCCACGCCCCCGGGCAGCGCGTCGAGCCGGTGCCCGACCGCAAGGCCCACGACCGCCGCTACTCCCTCACCGACGCCAAGCTGCGCGCACTCGGCTACGCCCCGCGGATCGCGTTCGAACGGGGCCTCGCCGAGACCGTCGCGTGGTACGCCGCCCACCGCCCCTGGTGGGAGCCGCTGAAGGAACACGTTCCCCTGGCGCGAACAGGGCTCACGCCGTGA
- a CDS encoding helix-turn-helix transcriptional regulator, whose amino-acid sequence MPNARTLPQMHGRERQLAQICAHLRAVANSRRGVVLLVEAAPGAGKTRLLGEAVGAAERNSFAVVGSRGGGAGGDAGSGPGRGAGSGPGGGAGADTGDGGAPDGSGSGAAPGAVRAPAGARAVIEAARARLARDAEPTRTLVVFDDLHRAGPSALTALSDLIVTFRTRPVVWLLAFTSDRPPARGPAWDPAGDPDGGAMRDTAPYDPVRACVGGLRDRILVEAVRELGPLSGDALTRLVTDCTGAVPDPALLALAECVGGTPRAVIELMRGLVEDGDVHVVDGLSRIVHGTAPGRIPAGGGVRLPAPVPKRFSAWVRRDLRSLSESTLRALRLAAVLGSPFAPEDLSTLLGQAPAGLLTAVDEAVVQGLLVCGEHDLAFRSEPIWRVLLDSVPPPVCVLLRRQAAEMLLSRPGGVERAALQLVHVAHHGNAEELRVIAEGARKLLATDPPTAARLAIRCMELLSPGQPERVRLARTAVEAYTRAGELDRAITLARETIDEATGLAAPVSAEDARTTRGTGTTGTVRGTENARSAGGTRAVGGARVVGTAETTGAAEDIAALQASMSTALLLLGNAPMARRAADDALAAQQGGRPRREAVITHLAASYLTGDSTAPERAQKIISAPDPHAQAVQVAMIFHAFGQWRDGKVGSAVETLREAVALDPGGDDARLLDPRWFLAFALTRTDEYEEAAAVVRRSTRSGGAAGSSAATGARTPAAAVAALLRAPLHLALGRLDDAEEAARTGVGADGGPHVPLLAPQAWLVLAHAALRRGALARAEDHLRTLDQGFPQHASSPWSAARDLLSAQLAEARTDARAAADVLAEIGERPGGLRELVLVDPAAAAWCVRCALAADLPGLVKTVVDTVDQLQAHNPCVPAVLASAAHARALAGKDAEGVDRAGLLHRNPWARASVAEDHAGLLLDRGEHERAIGELDRAMNAYGALGGEWDAARVRARLRELGVRRRHWTHTKRPVSGWESLTTTERKVAELVAGGLTNRQAARHLYISPHTVGFHLRQIYRKLGIQSRTALIRFTA is encoded by the coding sequence ATGCCCAACGCACGAACACTGCCGCAGATGCATGGCCGGGAACGACAGCTCGCGCAGATCTGTGCGCATCTGCGCGCCGTGGCAAATTCCCGCCGGGGGGTGGTTCTTCTGGTGGAGGCCGCGCCCGGGGCGGGCAAGACCCGTCTGCTCGGGGAGGCCGTCGGTGCCGCCGAGCGGAACAGTTTCGCCGTCGTCGGGAGCCGCGGCGGCGGCGCTGGCGGTGACGCCGGAAGCGGTCCCGGCCGTGGTGCCGGAAGCGGTCCCGGCGGTGGTGCCGGTGCCGACACCGGTGACGGCGGTGCTCCGGACGGCTCCGGGTCCGGCGCCGCCCCCGGGGCCGTCCGGGCGCCCGCCGGTGCCCGTGCCGTGATCGAGGCGGCGCGGGCCCGGCTGGCCAGGGACGCCGAGCCCACCCGCACCCTCGTGGTGTTCGACGATCTGCACCGGGCCGGTCCGTCCGCGCTGACGGCGCTGTCCGATCTGATCGTGACCTTCCGGACCCGCCCGGTGGTGTGGCTGCTCGCCTTCACCTCCGACCGGCCCCCTGCCCGGGGCCCGGCCTGGGACCCGGCCGGAGATCCGGACGGGGGCGCGATGCGCGACACCGCTCCGTACGATCCGGTGCGGGCCTGCGTCGGCGGGCTCCGGGACCGCATCCTGGTGGAGGCCGTGCGGGAGCTGGGCCCGCTCTCGGGCGACGCGCTGACGCGGCTGGTCACCGACTGCACCGGAGCCGTCCCCGACCCGGCGCTCCTCGCGCTGGCGGAGTGCGTCGGCGGCACGCCCCGTGCGGTGATCGAGCTGATGCGCGGACTGGTGGAGGACGGTGATGTCCACGTCGTCGACGGCCTCTCGCGGATCGTGCACGGCACCGCCCCCGGCCGTATTCCCGCCGGGGGCGGTGTCCGTCTCCCGGCGCCGGTGCCGAAACGGTTCTCCGCATGGGTCCGGAGAGATCTGCGGTCACTCTCCGAATCCACCCTGAGGGCCCTGCGGCTGGCGGCGGTACTCGGCTCCCCGTTCGCGCCGGAGGATCTGTCGACGCTGCTCGGCCAGGCGCCGGCCGGTCTGCTGACGGCGGTGGACGAGGCCGTCGTCCAAGGGCTCCTGGTCTGCGGTGAGCACGACCTCGCGTTCCGCAGCGAGCCGATCTGGCGGGTTCTGCTCGACTCGGTGCCGCCCCCGGTCTGTGTACTGCTGCGGCGGCAGGCGGCCGAGATGCTGCTGTCGCGCCCCGGCGGTGTGGAGCGCGCCGCGCTCCAGCTCGTCCATGTCGCCCACCACGGCAACGCGGAGGAGCTGCGCGTCATCGCCGAGGGGGCCCGGAAGCTGCTCGCCACCGATCCGCCGACCGCGGCACGGCTGGCGATCCGCTGTATGGAGCTGCTCTCCCCCGGGCAGCCCGAACGGGTGCGGCTGGCGCGGACGGCGGTCGAGGCGTACACCCGGGCGGGCGAGCTGGACCGGGCGATCACCCTGGCCCGGGAGACGATCGACGAGGCCACCGGGCTCGCCGCCCCGGTCTCCGCCGAGGACGCCCGGACCACCCGGGGCACCGGGACCACCGGGACCGTCCGGGGCACCGAGAACGCCCGGAGCGCGGGGGGCACCAGGGCCGTCGGGGGCGCCCGGGTCGTCGGGACCGCTGAGACCACCGGGGCCGCCGAGGACATCGCCGCGCTCCAGGCGTCCATGTCGACCGCGCTGCTGCTCCTCGGGAACGCTCCGATGGCGCGCCGGGCGGCGGATGACGCGCTGGCGGCGCAGCAGGGCGGCCGCCCGCGCCGCGAGGCTGTGATCACCCATCTCGCCGCCTCCTATCTGACCGGCGACAGCACCGCTCCGGAACGCGCGCAGAAGATCATCAGTGCGCCCGACCCCCATGCCCAGGCCGTACAGGTCGCGATGATCTTCCATGCGTTCGGCCAGTGGCGCGACGGGAAGGTGGGCTCCGCCGTGGAGACCCTGCGGGAAGCCGTCGCGCTCGACCCCGGGGGCGACGACGCACGGCTCCTCGACCCGCGCTGGTTTCTCGCCTTCGCGCTGACCAGGACCGACGAGTACGAGGAGGCCGCGGCGGTGGTCCGGCGCTCGACCCGGAGCGGCGGCGCCGCCGGGTCCTCGGCGGCCACCGGGGCCAGAACACCGGCCGCCGCCGTCGCGGCCCTGCTCCGGGCGCCGCTGCACCTCGCCCTGGGACGCCTGGACGACGCCGAGGAGGCGGCGCGGACCGGGGTCGGCGCGGACGGCGGCCCGCATGTGCCGCTGCTCGCGCCGCAGGCGTGGCTGGTACTGGCCCACGCCGCGCTGCGCCGGGGGGCGCTCGCCCGGGCCGAGGACCATCTCAGAACCCTGGACCAGGGCTTTCCGCAGCACGCGTCCAGCCCCTGGTCGGCCGCGCGCGATCTGCTGAGCGCGCAACTGGCCGAGGCCCGGACGGACGCCCGCGCGGCGGCGGACGTCCTCGCGGAGATCGGTGAACGCCCCGGCGGGCTCCGGGAACTCGTCCTCGTGGACCCGGCCGCCGCCGCCTGGTGCGTCCGCTGCGCGCTCGCGGCGGATCTGCCGGGCCTCGTGAAGACGGTCGTCGACACGGTGGACCAGCTCCAGGCGCACAACCCCTGCGTCCCCGCGGTGCTCGCCTCGGCGGCGCACGCCCGCGCCCTCGCCGGGAAGGACGCGGAGGGTGTGGACCGCGCGGGCCTGCTGCACCGCAATCCGTGGGCCCGCGCCTCGGTGGCCGAGGACCACGCCGGTCTGCTGCTCGACCGCGGCGAGCACGAGCGCGCGATCGGCGAGCTGGACCGGGCGATGAACGCCTACGGCGCGCTCGGCGGCGAGTGGGACGCCGCGCGGGTACGGGCCCGGCTGCGCGAACTCGGTGTGCGGCGGCGGCACTGGACGCACACGAAACGCCCGGTCTCCGGCTGGGAGAGTCTGACCACGACGGAGCGGAAGGTGGCGGAGCTGGTGGCCGGGGGACTCACCAACCGGCAGGCCGCGCGCCATCTGTACATCTCCCCGCACACGGTGGGGTTCCATCTGCGGCAGATCTACCGGAAGCTGGGCATCCAGTCCCGTACGGCGCTGATCCGTTTCACGGCGTGA
- a CDS encoding glycosyltransferase: protein MLIATTPAPGHVVGVFAVARELVRRGHEVRWYTGEVFRARVERTGARFEPMRAGLDFGGRSREEAFPEHAGLTGLTSFTTGIRDIFYRTAPGQSHDLLAVLDRFPADCLLADDMCYGACFAAERTGTPLAWVNNSVYILGSRDTPPLGWGLLPNASPLGRVRDALLRRLTDRIVMRGLRREADRARALVGLDRLRTAALENIARPPDLYLMGTVPSFEFPRADLLPGTHFVGGLLGPPPDDPFDPPGWWEELRGGDRPVVLITQGTTANDVGRLLVPAVRALADLDALVVVTTGSTLDVDRLRPLPGNVRLERFVPYHHLLPHVAVMVTNGGYNGVNAALAQGVPLVVAPGSEENPDVAARVAWTGAGAVLGRRAVSEARLRAAVTAVLHDGRYRRRARALAREHRGRDAPRRAAELIESLAGAPGQIPIGGVTR from the coding sequence GTGCTGATCGCTACCACACCGGCTCCCGGACACGTCGTCGGCGTGTTCGCGGTCGCGCGGGAGCTGGTCCGGCGCGGACATGAGGTCCGCTGGTACACGGGCGAGGTCTTCCGCGCCCGGGTGGAACGGACCGGGGCACGCTTCGAACCCATGCGCGCCGGGCTCGACTTCGGCGGCAGGAGCCGCGAGGAGGCGTTCCCGGAACACGCCGGCCTCACCGGCCTCACCAGCTTCACCACCGGCATCCGGGACATCTTCTACCGGACCGCACCGGGCCAGTCGCACGACCTCCTCGCGGTGCTCGACCGGTTCCCGGCCGACTGCCTTCTCGCCGACGACATGTGCTACGGCGCCTGCTTCGCCGCCGAGCGCACCGGCACCCCGCTGGCCTGGGTGAACAACTCCGTCTACATCCTCGGCAGCAGGGACACCCCGCCGCTCGGCTGGGGACTGCTGCCGAACGCCTCACCGCTCGGCCGGGTACGTGACGCGCTGCTCCGCCGCCTCACCGACCGGATCGTGATGCGGGGCCTGCGCCGCGAGGCCGACCGCGCCCGCGCCCTCGTGGGACTGGACCGGCTGCGCACCGCCGCCCTGGAGAACATCGCCCGCCCGCCGGACCTCTATCTGATGGGCACCGTGCCGTCCTTCGAGTTCCCCCGCGCGGATCTGCTTCCGGGCACCCACTTCGTCGGCGGACTCCTCGGACCGCCCCCGGACGACCCGTTCGACCCGCCCGGCTGGTGGGAGGAGCTGCGTGGCGGCGACCGCCCCGTGGTGCTGATCACCCAGGGCACCACGGCGAACGACGTCGGCCGGCTGCTCGTCCCCGCCGTCCGCGCGCTGGCGGACCTGGACGCCCTCGTCGTGGTCACCACCGGAAGCACCCTCGACGTCGACCGGCTGCGGCCGTTGCCGGGAAACGTCCGGCTGGAACGGTTCGTCCCCTACCACCATCTGCTGCCGCACGTGGCGGTGATGGTGACCAACGGGGGCTACAACGGCGTCAACGCGGCCCTGGCGCAGGGGGTGCCCCTGGTCGTCGCGCCGGGCTCGGAGGAGAACCCCGACGTCGCCGCGCGGGTCGCCTGGACCGGCGCCGGTGCCGTCCTCGGCCGGCGGGCCGTGTCCGAGGCCCGGCTGCGCGCCGCGGTCACCGCCGTACTGCACGACGGGCGCTACCGACGGCGCGCCCGTGCCCTGGCCCGGGAGCACCGGGGCCGCGACGCCCCGCGCCGGGCCGCCGAGCTGATCGAGTCCCTGGCCGGAGCCCCGGGCCAGATCCCCATCGGAGGTGTCACACGATGA
- a CDS encoding cytochrome P450: MPTDPGPFDCMPELLAAARVAPVVRIPYLDRHAWVVCDPELVRVALTHPALAKDVTLVPAWMRKPGLMLGSQPDPEYARTMIMSDGAHHARIRRLHASVLSPRNTETWGARVGVQVDGFLDELERSRSSGPGEPGGTGGTSTTGDSGEPGEVNVVTAYTHRVPLAFISEMLGLPPGAREQLRSITDVILYSSDYPDRARAVGALYGAVEGWVRDPAPLRDGVITGLLSAATGPDAADGPDAAVTEGEAVVWTLAMIITGYETTGSLISTALYEALRRPCDERPRTDDEIRAWVEETLRVHPPFPHPTWRFATEDIDIGGFLIPRGAPVQVNIAAANRRPDEGADSFTPERAGQGHLSFGLGPHYCIGASLARLEAQIAVRGFLRRFPRARLSTRTAVAWESEWMIRRMSALPAVLL, from the coding sequence ATGCCGACGGACCCGGGGCCGTTCGACTGCATGCCGGAGCTGCTGGCCGCCGCGCGGGTCGCGCCGGTCGTCCGCATCCCCTATCTGGACCGGCACGCCTGGGTCGTGTGCGATCCGGAGCTGGTCCGGGTCGCGCTCACCCACCCCGCGCTCGCCAAGGACGTGACCCTGGTCCCCGCCTGGATGCGCAAGCCGGGGCTGATGCTGGGCTCGCAGCCCGACCCCGAGTACGCCCGCACCATGATCATGAGCGATGGAGCCCACCACGCCCGGATCCGGCGGCTGCACGCGTCGGTGCTGAGCCCGCGCAACACCGAGACCTGGGGCGCGCGGGTCGGCGTCCAGGTGGACGGTTTCCTGGACGAGCTGGAACGTTCCCGCTCCTCCGGGCCCGGCGAGCCCGGCGGAACGGGCGGAACCAGCACGACGGGCGATTCCGGTGAGCCCGGTGAGGTCAACGTGGTCACGGCCTACACCCACCGCGTCCCGCTCGCGTTCATCTCCGAGATGCTGGGCCTGCCCCCCGGGGCGCGGGAACAGCTCCGTTCCATCACCGACGTCATCCTCTACTCCTCCGACTACCCGGACCGTGCCCGCGCGGTCGGGGCGCTGTACGGGGCGGTCGAGGGCTGGGTCCGCGACCCGGCCCCGCTGCGGGACGGGGTGATCACGGGCCTGCTGTCCGCCGCCACCGGTCCGGACGCGGCGGACGGTCCGGACGCGGCGGTCACCGAGGGCGAGGCCGTCGTCTGGACCCTGGCGATGATCATCACGGGGTACGAGACGACCGGGAGCCTGATCTCCACCGCGCTGTACGAGGCGCTGCGACGGCCCTGCGACGAGCGCCCGCGCACCGACGACGAGATCAGGGCCTGGGTCGAGGAGACGCTGCGGGTGCACCCCCCGTTTCCCCATCCGACCTGGCGTTTCGCCACCGAGGACATCGACATCGGCGGGTTTCTGATCCCCCGTGGAGCCCCGGTGCAGGTCAATATCGCGGCGGCGAACCGGCGACCGGACGAGGGAGCCGACAGCTTCACGCCGGAGCGCGCCGGGCAGGGCCACCTCTCCTTCGGCCTCGGCCCGCACTACTGCATCGGCGCCTCGCTGGCCCGGCTGGAGGCACAGATCGCGGTCCGCGGATTCCTGCGCCGGTTCCCGAGGGCGCGGCTGAGCACCCGTACCGCCGTCGCCTGGGAGTCGGAGTGGATGATCCGCAGGATGAGCGCCCTGCCCGCCGTGCTGCTCTGA
- a CDS encoding class I SAM-dependent methyltransferase codes for MSTTPATSADHDAAAHSADPTVFWEERYQVSDRIWSGRPNPLLVREVEGLEPGTALDLGCGEGADAVWLAARGWRVTGVDISATALRRAALHAEEAGEAGVAERLSWERHELGKTFPEGRYDLVNAQFLQSPVALDQDRVLSLAAEAVAPGGTLLVVMHGAWPSWQHEHPFHAEFPTLDGLLERLALPEGWRVETLEAVERPCSSPEGVPGTRVDNVWRFSRAV; via the coding sequence ATGTCCACCACACCCGCCACGTCCGCCGATCACGATGCCGCAGCCCACTCCGCCGATCCGACGGTGTTCTGGGAGGAGCGCTACCAGGTCAGCGACCGGATATGGAGTGGTCGCCCCAATCCGCTGCTGGTGCGCGAGGTCGAGGGGCTGGAGCCGGGGACGGCTCTCGACCTCGGGTGCGGGGAAGGCGCCGACGCCGTCTGGCTGGCCGCCCGGGGCTGGCGGGTCACCGGGGTGGACATCTCGGCGACCGCGCTGCGGAGGGCGGCGCTCCATGCCGAGGAGGCCGGGGAGGCCGGGGTCGCCGAGCGTCTCTCCTGGGAGCGGCACGAGCTGGGGAAGACCTTCCCCGAGGGTCGGTACGACCTGGTCAACGCGCAGTTCCTTCAGTCGCCCGTGGCGTTGGACCAGGACCGGGTGCTGAGCCTGGCGGCCGAGGCGGTCGCGCCGGGCGGGACGCTGCTCGTGGTGATGCACGGCGCCTGGCCGTCGTGGCAGCACGAACACCCCTTCCACGCGGAGTTCCCGACCCTCGACGGGCTGCTGGAGCGGCTGGCGCTGCCCGAGGGGTGGCGGGTGGAGACCCTGGAGGCGGTGGAGCGGCCGTGCTCGTCGCCCGAGGGCGTTCCCGGTACGCGGGTGGACAACGTATGGCGGTTCTCCCGGGCCGTCTGA
- a CDS encoding peptidase inhibitor family I36 protein: MRPLRPTALATALAAALTTGLLGAPTARADMGQCPPSHFCLWEHLDYTGRLYSSPASVSYIGAEMNDHPSAYWNRTRWWVTPFYDADYQGGCVMKSLGPGASFPRLPEDMNDVISSFLVTSSRIC, encoded by the coding sequence ATGAGACCACTCCGCCCGACCGCCCTCGCGACGGCCCTCGCCGCCGCCCTCACCACCGGCCTGCTCGGCGCCCCCACCGCCAGGGCCGACATGGGGCAGTGTCCCCCGTCCCACTTCTGCCTGTGGGAACACCTCGACTACACGGGCCGCCTCTACAGCTCCCCCGCGAGCGTCTCGTACATCGGCGCCGAGATGAACGACCACCCGTCGGCGTACTGGAACCGCACCCGGTGGTGGGTGACCCCGTTCTACGACGCCGACTACCAGGGCGGCTGCGTCATGAAGTCCCTGGGACCCGGCGCGTCCTTCCCGCGGCTCCCCGAGGACATGAACGACGTGATCTCGTCCTTCCTGGTGACCTCCAGCCGGATCTGCTGA
- a CDS encoding glucose-1-phosphate thymidylyltransferase: MKALVLAGGSGSRLWPITHTSAKQLVPVAGKPVLFYTLEAIAAAGIRETGVVVGDTAAEIESAVGDGSRFGLDVTYLPQRAPLGLAHAVRIARDYLGDADFLMYLGDNFLVDGVSAAVRRFRTHRPDAQIMLTRVADPRAFGVAELDPLGRVTGLEEKPERPRSDLALVGVYLFTPRVHDAVWGLKPSWRGELEITDAIQQMIDEGRRVDATIVSGYWKDTGNVADLLEVNRLVLDGIESDRPGEVHSSELIGRVVVEKGATVTGSRIVGPVVVAAGSLVRDSRIGPFTSIDRDCAVVDSEIEDSIVLRGATITGVRRVECSLIGREAEVLSRPRADGGQGAHRLVLGDHSTVRIAS, translated from the coding sequence CTGAAGGCGCTCGTGCTCGCGGGCGGCTCCGGCTCCCGGCTGTGGCCGATCACCCACACATCGGCCAAGCAACTCGTCCCGGTCGCGGGCAAACCCGTCCTGTTCTACACCCTGGAGGCCATCGCCGCCGCGGGCATCCGGGAGACCGGCGTCGTCGTCGGTGACACGGCCGCCGAGATAGAGTCCGCGGTCGGCGACGGCTCGCGGTTCGGTCTGGACGTGACCTACCTGCCGCAGCGGGCGCCCCTGGGCCTGGCCCACGCCGTGCGGATCGCCCGCGACTACCTCGGTGACGCCGACTTCCTGATGTACCTCGGCGACAACTTCCTCGTCGACGGTGTCAGCGCCGCCGTGCGGCGGTTCCGGACCCACCGTCCGGACGCCCAGATCATGCTGACCCGGGTGGCGGACCCGCGCGCGTTCGGCGTCGCCGAACTGGACCCCCTCGGCCGTGTCACCGGCCTGGAGGAGAAACCCGAGCGGCCGAGGAGCGATCTCGCACTGGTCGGCGTCTATCTCTTCACCCCCCGGGTGCACGACGCCGTGTGGGGGCTCAAGCCCTCGTGGCGCGGCGAACTGGAGATCACCGACGCGATCCAGCAGATGATCGACGAGGGCCGCCGGGTGGACGCCACCATCGTCTCCGGCTACTGGAAGGACACCGGCAATGTCGCCGATCTGCTGGAGGTCAACCGCCTGGTCCTGGACGGAATCGAGTCCGACCGCCCGGGCGAGGTCCACTCCAGCGAACTGATCGGCCGGGTGGTGGTCGAGAAGGGCGCGACCGTCACCGGCTCCCGGATCGTCGGCCCGGTGGTCGTCGCGGCGGGCTCCCTGGTCCGCGACTCCCGGATCGGCCCCTTCACCTCCATCGACCGGGACTGCGCGGTGGTCGACAGTGAGATCGAGGACTCCATCGTGCTGCGCGGGGCGACCATCACCGGGGTGCGGCGCGTCGAGTGCTCGCTGATCGGACGGGAGGCCGAGGTGCTGTCGCGACCCCGCGCCGACGGCGGACAGGGGGCCCACCGCCTCGTCCTCGGCGACCACAGCACGGTGCGGATCGCATCATGA
- a CDS encoding TetR/AcrR family transcriptional regulator: MTGTSGPEPALRADAARNRARVLRAAREQVAAGAEALQLNAVARLAGVGVGTVYRHFPTPHALWEALSAERFQELVDEARAAADDEDALAGLHRLLRFTLARALEDTGFAAVLASAGDAEARTSELKNELDASVARLLDRARRTGAVRRDVGADDVRRLLCGIEHAVRSGGGGSGSGGGSGVGGGGGSGGPARAELYLGVLLEGLRPPR; this comes from the coding sequence GTGACAGGGACATCCGGGCCGGAACCGGCGCTGCGGGCGGACGCCGCGCGCAATCGTGCCCGGGTGCTGCGGGCCGCCCGTGAGCAGGTGGCCGCCGGGGCGGAAGCGCTCCAGCTCAACGCCGTCGCCCGGCTCGCGGGCGTCGGCGTCGGCACCGTCTACCGGCACTTCCCCACCCCGCACGCCCTGTGGGAGGCGCTGTCGGCGGAGCGCTTCCAGGAACTCGTCGACGAGGCACGGGCCGCCGCCGACGACGAGGACGCGCTCGCGGGTCTGCACCGCCTGCTGCGGTTCACCCTCGCCCGCGCGCTGGAGGACACCGGTTTCGCCGCCGTCCTCGCGTCCGCGGGTGACGCCGAGGCGCGGACCTCGGAGCTGAAGAACGAACTGGACGCCTCCGTCGCCCGGCTGCTCGACCGGGCCCGCCGGACCGGTGCCGTCCGGCGCGATGTCGGGGCGGACGATGTACGCCGACTGCTCTGCGGCATCGAGCACGCCGTGCGCTCCGGCGGCGGCGGCAGCGGCAGCGGTGGCGGCAGCGGTGTCGGTGGCGGTGGCGGCAGCGGTGGCCCGGCCCGTGCCGAGCTGTACCTCGGCGTTCTCCTTGAGGGCCTGCGCCCGCCGCGCTGA
- a CDS encoding VOC family protein, with the protein MALHRLISVTMGVPDVAKTAAYYTDFGLAPDGDGWFATRDAGRQLRIVRAATRRLLELRVAADTPDDLAAAASRLDRLGVRSTLTGTALTAVDRAAEVRVVIETAPRTVQDTVPAPAVNGPGRAERTGARAPAVLREGPVRPRRLGHAVLGTTDLTGSTAFFRDGLGFRASDYLKDHGAFLRCSTDHHNLLLLAAPLAYLHHTSWQVDDVDEIGRGATAMLEGHPERHVWGLGRHYAGSNFFWYLKDPAGNFSEYYADMDCVVDDALWTPEVLEGAKSLFSWGPPPPPSFLDPEDLAALMTSSHTPGNGAR; encoded by the coding sequence ATGGCGCTGCACCGCCTGATCTCCGTCACCATGGGCGTCCCCGACGTGGCCAAAACCGCCGCCTACTACACCGACTTCGGCCTCGCGCCCGACGGGGACGGCTGGTTCGCCACCCGGGACGCCGGGCGGCAGCTCCGGATCGTCCGCGCGGCCACCCGCCGCCTGCTGGAGCTGCGGGTGGCCGCGGACACCCCCGACGACCTCGCCGCCGCCGCGTCCCGGCTCGACCGGCTCGGCGTCCGCAGCACACTCACCGGAACCGCCCTGACCGCCGTGGACCGCGCCGCGGAAGTCCGGGTGGTGATCGAGACCGCCCCCCGTACCGTCCAGGACACCGTCCCCGCGCCCGCCGTCAACGGCCCCGGCCGCGCCGAGCGCACCGGGGCCCGTGCCCCGGCGGTGCTGCGCGAAGGGCCCGTCCGCCCCCGCAGGCTCGGCCACGCCGTCCTCGGGACCACCGACCTCACCGGGTCGACCGCCTTCTTCCGCGACGGGCTCGGCTTCCGCGCCAGCGACTACCTCAAGGACCACGGCGCGTTCCTGCGCTGCTCGACCGACCATCACAACCTGCTGCTGCTCGCCGCCCCGCTCGCCTATCTCCACCACACCTCCTGGCAGGTGGACGACGTGGACGAGATCGGCCGGGGCGCGACGGCCATGCTGGAGGGCCACCCCGAGCGGCATGTCTGGGGACTCGGCCGCCACTACGCGGGCTCGAACTTCTTCTGGTATCTGAAGGACCCGGCGGGCAACTTCTCGGAGTACTACGCCGACATGGACTGCGTCGTCGACGACGCGCTGTGGACCCCGGAGGTCCTGGAGGGCGCGAAGAGCCTGTTCAGCTGGGGGCCGCCGCCCCCGCCGTCCTTCCTCGACCCGGAGGATCTGGCGGCGCTGATGACGTCGTCGCACACCCCCGGGAACGGCGCGCGCTGA